The DNA segment CTCTGTTAGCTAAGTTTTCTAACGTTTTTTCTTCATCTAATTTTTGGTAAGGTCTCTTAAACTTGCTACCATCCAATAAATAAAAACCTTTATATGATTTATGATATTTGAATTTCAAAATTAAACCTCTTTCCCTATAAAATTCCTTATTATACTAACACATTTCCTAAAATTATTCAACCCTACTTTAAAAGTAAAAATACTAAAACAATTCTTCTAGTTTACATTTATCTATATTCGCTTCTAATAAAACCAAAAGTTTTATACGAGCTTTTTGGCCACTTAATCCTGTTGTAAAAATAACGCCATCTTGACAAAATCTTTTTCCGCCACCAACATAGTCATAAACATCTTGTGTTACTCCATTAAACGCTCTAGAAACGAAAACCACAGGAATATTGTCATCAAGGAGTTGTTTTATTGCAGGTAAAGTTTTAGGCGGAAGATTCCCCGCACCGAGTGCTTCTATAACTAAACCATCTGCTCCTAAGTTTCGGATAGCGTCAATTAATTCCCCACCCATTCCTGCATATGCTTTTAAAAGATAGACTTTTTTTGAAACACTATTTACTTCATAATGTTCTTCCTTTAGTAATTTTTGGAAATAAATAACTTCATTTTTTGATACTAAGCCTATAGGCCCAAAAGTTGGAGTTTGGAATGTAGCTACATTAGTAGTGTGAGTTTTAGTTACGTAAGTTGCTGTATGAGCTTCATCATTCATTACGACAAGCACTCCTTTATCGCTACTTTCGTCGCTAACCGCAACAACTAAAGAACTTCTAAGATTCGCCAAGCCATCTGCACCTATTTCATTGCTAGAACGCATCGCACCTGTTATAACTACAGGAATCTCAACATCTAAAGTTAATTCTAAATAATACGCTGTCTCTTCTAAAGTGTCTGTTCCATGAGTTATTACGACACCTTCATACCCTTCATCAATAGCTTGCATAATACGCTGTTTTAATTCAAACATTTCAAATTCTGTAATGTGAGGTGATGGAAGATTATACAAATTTTCCATATATATGTGAGCTATATGAGAAAAAATACCTTCTCCTATGCTTATAGGATTATTTTCTGTCGGAGAAACTTTTCCTGTTGTATGATCCTCACTCATAGAAATCGTTCCCCCAGTGTTTAATATTAATATTTTTTTCAAACTAACCCTCTCCTTAACTAATCTTTCATGTTACTATAACCATTCACAACAACTTCAACTTTACCATCTTCTGGATTGATTACCAATCCATGCACTGGTATATCCTTTGGCATTAATGGATGATTTATTATCATATTAACATCATGACTAACACTTTCAAAAACATCATCAAAACCATGTAACCATTTGTTTAAATCTATGCCTGAATATTGTAATATATCTAAAGTCTCATTTGATATTCCTCTTTCTTTCATTTTCTCCAAAACCAAATTAGGATCGATACTTTGCATACCACAGTCATGGTGCCCCATAACGATAATCTCATCAGCCTTTAGCATATAAACAGCCATAATCAAGCTACGCATAACTGACCCAAACGGATGTGTGAGTATTGCACCTGCGTTTTTCACTACCTTAACATCTCCTGGAGCTAAATTCAGAGATTTTGTCGCAAGCTCCAAGAGACGAGTATCCATACAAGTGAACATTACCACCCTTTTAGCAGGATATTTATCTTCTGTTTTATATTTTTGATATTCCTCAAACTTCACAAAATATTTATTGTACTCTAACATAGAATCTAGTAACTTCATCGCTATCCCCTTAACTATTCTTTATTAAATCAATCTTATCCACATTTTATTATACTATACTTATAGTTTTGCGTAAACTTCAAAATGAAGCATTTTATTTTCTAAAAAAGATGCATTACTTTTATGTAACACATCTTTTCTTTTTATTTTATCCAATCAACAAATTCATCTGCTTCTTTTGGCCCCATTGAACCTTGTTTGTAAGTATATAATGGCGCTCCTTGTTTATAGTACTTCGCTAATAAATCATTAACAAAAGTCCATGATACAACTATTTGATCCCATTGAGAGAATAATGCACGATCTCCTTTAAAGCAAGCATCTAATAACCTCTCATACGCTTCAGGTGTATTTATTCTATTTTCCAGAATACAACTCTGACAAAAATCTAGAGAAATCTGTTGAAGTTCTTGTTCCGTTCCTGGTTTTTTCGCATTAAATTGGAAATAAACACCTTCATCTGGTTGAATCTTAATTATCAACACATTACCAGGGATATCACCTACAGCTTTAAATTGAACAACAACCTGAGTTTCACGGCCTCCCATTTTCTTACCTGTTCTAATAAAGAACGGCACCCCTTGCCAACGCTCATTGTCAATAAATAATTTTAATGCTGCATAAGTCTCAGTCTTAGAATCTTTAGAAATATTTTCTTCATCCAAATAACCTTCATATTGCGCCATCACTAGACTATCATTCACATTAGTAATAGGCACTAATTTAGAAAGAAGATTGTATTGACTATCGTGAATTCCACGACTTCCTTCTTCCTTCGGTTCTTCCATGGCTACTATCGATAAAACTTGTAATAGATGATTTTGCACCATATCTTTAACAGCGCCACTCTTATCATAATAACTAGCACGGGTCCCCACACCAACTGCCTCTGCTGCTGTAATTTGTACATTTTCTATGAAATCTTTATTCCAAACACCTTTGAAAATAATGTTTTTGAAACGTAAAGATAAAATGTTTTGAATCATTTCTTTTCCTAGATAATGATCTATATGATAAATTTCCTCTTGACTGAAGAATTCTGCCAACTTATCATTAAGTTCTCCTGCTTTTTCTAGATTTTCTCCAAATGGTTTTTCTATTATAACCTTAGCATTATTTTCTGAACAATATTTCTTCAATCCATTAGTAATAGTTATAAAGAACGATGGAGCAACAGCATAATAATAAATATGTTCTGTAATTCCTTGTTCTATATAAAACTCTTGTAGTAGTTTATAATCTTCTATATTGGTCATCTCCATCTTAAAGTAGATAATTCTTGAAGAATAGTTTTGGAAATCATTATCGTGAAACTTAGTTCGAGCATGCTCTTTTACCCAACCGCGAACTATATTAATATAATCTTCTTGACTATATGAACGACGACCAATTACAATAATTTTGAATTCTTTATCTAATTTTCCTAGAACATCTAAATTATATAAGGCTGGCAATAACTTTCTATAAGTTAAATCTCCTGTCCCACCAAATAATGTAATTGCACTTTTATTTTTCATTGTTCCCAACCCAGTCATAATGATAATTTCCTTCTTTATCTGTTCTTTCAAAAGTGTGCGCTCCGAAGTAATCTCGTTGTGCTTGAATTAAATTAGCTCCACTTTCAGCAGTAGTATAAATATCTAAGTAAGAAATAGCTGAAGTCATAGCACTTAATGGTAATCTATTCGTAATAGCTAATGCTGCTACTTCACGTAAATTGTCTTGTCTTGTTTCAATAACATTTTTGAAAAATGGATCAAATATTAAGTTAGCTAACTCCGGATTATTTTGGTATGCTTCGATAATATTTTGAAGAATTTTTGCTTGAATAATACATCCACCGCGGAAAATTTTTGCAATTTGTGAATAATCAAAAGTCCAGTTGTATTCTTTTTCTGCAGCTTGAAGAAGTTTAAATCCTTGAGCATAAGAAACAATTTTTGAAATAAATAATGCATCACGAACAATCTCTTTAAGATGTTCTTTATCTTCAACAATTGCATAAGGTTTACGAGCGAATTCTTTTTCTGCACGAACGCGCTCTTCTTTAAGATTAGACATATAACGACCATTTAGGGCAGCTGTAATTACAGAAACATCAATTCCTAAATCGATAGCTTGCTCGTTAGTCCATTTCCCTGTACCTTTTTGTTGAGATTTGTCTAAAATTTTATCTACTAAATAACTTCCATCTTCTTCTTTAACTTTGAAAATATTGGCTGTAATTTCTATTAAGTATGATTCTAATTCACCTTTATTCCACTCTTCAAAAGTTTGTTGTAACTCTTCATTAGTAAAGCCTCCTAAGTGTTTTAAGACTTTGTAAGCTTCTGAGATAAGTTGCATATCTCCATACTCAATACCATTATGAACCATTTTTACATAATGTCCAGCTCCTCCTGTTGAAGTATAACTACAACATGGAATTCCATTAACTTTTGCCGCAATTGCTTCTAAAATTGGTCGAATCTCTTCATATGCTTTTTCATCGCCACCAGGCATTAAAGCAGGACCAAATCTAGCCCCTTCTTCTCCGCCAGAAACTCCAACACCAAAATAATTAATTCCTTTTTCTAATAGCAAGTCATATCTTCTTTGTGTATCTTTGAAGAAAGAGTTACCTCCGTCAATAATAATATCCCCTTTGTCTAGGATCGGAGTAAGTTGATCAATAAGACTATCAACAGCAAAACCTGCTTTTACCATTAAGACAACTTTTCTTGGTTTTTCTAATCCATCTACTAATTCTTGTAAAGAATATCTTCCTACAACATTTTTATGTGGATGTTCCTCTAACATTTTATCAACAACAGATGTTGTTCTATTGAACACCGCTACTTTAAATCCATTATCAGCAATATTTAACGCTAAATTACTTCCCATTACCGATAATCCGATAACTCCGATATTTTGTTTCATTACTAAACCTCCTAGTTTTTCTTACTTTTAAATTATACCACTAAATACAATATTTGTGGTAACAATTTTGCTCAAAAAATTTTTTACTATAATCTATATAATAATATTTTAAAAAATATACAATCATACAATAATAAACAATTATAGAACAAAGCAAAAAAATAATGATACATGTTTTTTTATTTACAGTTATATACTAAATTTTTTACTAAAATCACTATCATTTTACTTTAAATAACCAAATATCTAATAAATAACAAACAAAATATTTGTTTTTTAAAATTTTTTACGATATAATTTTATAAAAAGTAATGATAACGTTTACTTTTAAAATCATATCTTAAAGGAGAACTACTATGACTGAAGTTAAAATTTTAAAAATGTTCATAAACGGGGAGTTTGAAGAACATCTTAATCACGAACATCTTAAAGTATTAAATCCAGCTACGGAGGAAGTAATCGCTAAGATTCCATCTGGAAATTTCAAAGATGTTGACCGTGCTATCAATGCCGCTGATGCTGCACAAAAATCATGGGAGAAACTTCCAGCCGTAGAGCGCGGAGAATATTTACGTAAAATTGCTAAAAAAATTCGTGAGCGCGAGCCGGAAATTACGCAAACTATCGTTAACGAAGGTGGAAAAACTTTTGAACTAGCAAAAGTAGAAGTGCTTTTCACAGCTGATTATATGGATTACATGGCAGAATGGGCTCGTAGATACGAGGGAGAAATTATTCAAAGCGACAGAAAAGATGAGCATATTCTTTTATTCAAACGTCCTTATGGTGTTACTACAGGGATTCTACCATGGAACTTCCCATTCTTCTTAATCGCAAGAAAAGCTGCACCTGCATTACTTACTGGTAATACAATAGTTCTTAAACCTAGTCAACTTACACCAATTAACGCTCATATCTTCGCTGAAATTTGTCAAGAAGTTGGTTTACCAAAAGGTGTACTAAACATCATTCACGGTCGTGGATCAGTAGTAGGTAACAGATTGGCATCTCACCCTAAAGTTGGCTTAGTAAGTTTAACAGGTAGTCTTGCTGCAGGACAAGAAGTTATGAAAGCAGCTGCTGATAACATCACTAATGTTTCATTAGAACTTGGAGGAAAAGCTCCAGCTATAGTTTTTGAAGATGCAGATTTAGAACTTGCAGCAAAAGCAATTGTTGCTTCTCGTGTTATCAACTCAGGTCAAGTATGTAACTGTGCAGAAAGAGTATACGTTCATGAAAGTATAAAAGAAAAATTCGAAGAAGCTTTATTCAACGAACTTGATAAAGTTAAATTTGGAGATCCGAATAAAGAACGTGGTTTGGATTACGGTCCACTTATTGAAAAACGTGCATTAAAACAAGTGATCGAAAAAGTTGGTTACGCTGTTAAACAAGGTGCTACACTTGCTTATGGTGGAGAAGTAGACAAAGAACAAGTAGGATACTTCTATGGACCTACTGTTTTAACTGATGTAACAAATGACATGACTATTATGAAAGAAGAAATATTCGGACCAGTAATTCCTGTTGCGACATTTAAAACTTTAGATGAAGTAATAGATTACGCTAATGATTCTGAATATGGTCTAACTTCTTCAGTTTATACTAAAAATCTTAACACTGCATTTAAAGCTATTAATGGCTTAAAATTTGGTGAAACTTATGTTAACCGTGAAAACTTTGAAGCAATGCAAGGATTCCATGCAGGACGTCGAAAATCAGGAATTGGTGGTGCTGATGGTAAACATGGTTTAGAAGAATACTTAACTACTCAAGTAGTTTATCTTCAATTAGATAATGAATAATATATAATTATAAAGGAGATCCTAAAAGATCTCCTTTATTTTTTTACAACTAATTTCACAAAAAAAGTTGACAAATTGTCAGAAAAATGATAATATTTTAACAATAATTAATTAAGGAGCTACTCAAAATGAAAATTTTAGACTTAACTAAAAAAGAATACTTTTTCGTGCCATTTTAGAAGCACTTATGTCTATGTTAATTGTAGATGTAAGTGCACCGACACCGTCATCTACAATGGCTAGTTAAGTTTTGTTTGCAGCCATTGGTATAAACTGAATGGCTTTTGAGTAATATTATATATTTTTATTAAGGCTATTTAGTTTTTACTGAATAGCTTTTTGTATTAATAATGTATTATGTTAGGAGGAAAATTTTATGTCAGAAAAATCTCAATGGGGGTCTAAAATAGGATTCATACTTGCTTCTGCAGGTTCAGCAATAGGTCTTGGGGCAGTTTGGAAATTCCCATACATGACTGCTGCCAATGGTGGAGGAAGTTTTTTATTAGTTTTCCTTATTTTCACACTTTTAATAGGTCTTCCACTTTTATTAGCAGAGTTCGTCCTTGGACGTGGTGCAGCAGTTTCAGCAGTTAAAACTTTTGGAAAACTAGGGAAAAATAAAAAATATAATATCTTCGGAATTATTGGTGCATTCGCATTATTTGTACTATTATCTTTCTATAGCGTAATTGGTGGCTGGATACTAGTTTATCTTGGTATTTCAATAGCAGACGCTTTGGGCATTTATTCTACTAGCGATTATGTTGCACTTTTTAGTACTATCATCTCTAATCCATGGATTGCTTTAGGAGCTCAGGCGATGTTTATTCTATTAAATGTCTTAATTGTATCTCGTGGTGTCCAAAAAGGAATTGAACGCGCATCAAAAATTATGATGCCGATGTTATTCATTATCTTCCTAATTATTATAACAAGATCATTAACATTACCAAATTCTATGGCCGGAGTAACTTACTTCCTAAAACCAGACTTTTCTAAAATTACTACCTCAGGATTATTATTCGCATTAGGGCAATCGTTCTTTGCACTATCTATCGGAGTTACAGCTATGCTAACTTATGCATCGTACTTAAATAAACAAGTTAACATGGTTCAATCTGGAGTTTCAGTAGTTATAATGAATATTGCTGTTTCTATTATGGCGGGGCTTGCTATTTTCCCAGCTATGAGCTCATTCGGCATGGAATCTGAAGGTGGCCCAAGTTTATTATTCATCGTTCTACCACAATTATTCAACAATATGGCTTTTGGTAAAATTTTCTATATTTTATTCTTAATATTATTCTTATTTGCAACTATTACTTCATCAGTTGTTATGTTAGAAATCAATGTAGGAAATCTTACAGATCAAAAAAATACTAATCGTACTAAATGGAGTGTTATTATTGGTATACTTACATTTGTTTTCGGTATCCCATCTGCACTTTCATATGGAACACTTGCCAACACACTATTCTTTGGTAAAACATTCTTCGATTCTATGGACTTTTTAGTATCAAATATCCTAATGCCACTTGGTTGCCTATTCTTATCAATTTTTACAGGTTATGTATTAGACAGAAAAGTAGCGATGCGTGAACTTCATGTTAAAGAAGATAACAGAGTAAGTTTAGGTTTCTTCAAAGTATGGTTATTCTTACTTCGTTACATCTTACCAATTATTATTGCAATCGTATGTCTAGCACAATTTTTCTAAACTAAAACAATAAACCTAGAATAAAGTCTAATTCTTTATTCTAGGTTTATTATTTAAAAAATAAAGATAGAAATTTTAATTAACTTCTATCTTCATTATAGTTTATTTATTATTTAGAGTAGTTTGGACTTTCTTTTGTGATTTGAACATCATGTGGATGAGATTCGATAAGTCCAGCACCTGTCATACGTACAAATTGCGCATCTTCACGAAGTGCGTGTAGATTTCTTGAACCAGTATAACCCATTCCCGCACGAAGACCACCGATAATTTGGTAAATAGTTTCTGCTACAGCACCTTTATATGGGGTACGTCCTTCGATTCCTTCTGGAACTAATTTCTTACCATCTTCTTGGAAGTATCTATCTTTAGAACCTTTTTCCATCGCTGAGATTGATCCCATGCCACGATATGCTTTAAATGTTCTTCCTTGGAAAATTTCTAACTCACCTGGAGATTCTTCACATCCTGCAAGCATAGAACCTAACATTACTGCATGTCCTCCAGCTGCAATTGCTTTTACTACATCACCTGTATATTTAATACCACCATCAGCAATAATAGTTTTTCCAAGTTCTCGAGCTACAGTTGCACAATCATAAATTGCTGTGATTTGTGGTACACCTACACCTGCAACAACACGTGTTGTACAGATAGATCCCGGCCCAATACCAACCTTAACTACATCTGCTCCAGCGTTAAATAAATCACGAGCAGCTTCTCCAGTCGCAACATTACCTGCGATAATATCTAATTCTGGATAATTTGTTCTTAAAGCCTTAACTGCATCTAACACTCCTTTAGAATGTCCGTGAGCAGTATCAACGACGATAGCATCAACTCCAGCTTCCACTAAAGCTTCTACACGATCTACTGTATCATTAGTAATTCCTACTGATGCTGCTACCAATAATCTACCTTTTTCGTCTTTTGCCGAATTAGGATATTTTGCTAATTTTTCAATATCTTTAATAGTAATTAGCCCAGTAAGTTTTCCTGCTTCATCAGTTAAAATTAATTTTTCAATTTTATGGCCACGTAAAATTACACTTGCTTCTTCCAAAGTAGTATTAGCTGGCGCTGTAACCAAATGTTCTTTCGTCATAACTTCACTAATTTTAATATCAAAATCAGTTAAAAATCTCATATCACGATTAGTTATAATACCTACAACTTTCATATCGTCTGTATTATTTACAATTGGTACTCCTGAGATTTTATATTGTTGCATTAAGCTTTCAGCTTCGTCTACTAAACTATCTGGAGTTAGGAAGAAAGGATCTGTGATAACCCCACTTTCTGAACGTTTAACTTTTCTTACTTGCTCTGCTTGCTCTTCGATAGACATATTTTTATGGATTACACCTATTCCACCTTCACGAGCCATAGCAATCGCCATTTTGTATTCAGTAACTGTATCCATCGCTGCTGAAATTACTGGAATAGATAATTTAATCTTGTCTGTTAAGTTAACTTTTAAATCAACTTTTTTAGGTAATATATCACTTTTAGCTGGCACTAATAGTACATCATCAAATGTTAAACCTTCTTTTTGAAATTTATTTTCCCACATTATCTTCTTATCCTTTCTTTATTTCATCATCTGCTACATTAAACTTCACTTCATTATTTTCAAGAGAGGCAATTCTGCATAAAGAACAAATATTCACATTTTTTTGTTCTAATAATTTACGACCATTTTGGAAACTTTTCTCAACTAAGATACCAACTCCAACAGTATTCGCACCTGCTTTTTCAACTATTTCCATAAGACCAAGAGTCGCTTGACCATTCGCCAAGAAATCATCAATTATAAGAACATTATCCTCTTTATTTATGAATTTTTCTGAAACTACTATTGTATTAGTTACATTTTTTGTATAACTATGTACTTCTGCGGTATAAATATCATTATTTTTCAAAGTTGCCGGCTTACTTTTCTTAGCAAAAACCATTGGCACTTTAAAAAAATGTGCAACTAGAATCGCAGGGGCGATACCACTTGCTTCTATTGTAAGAATCTTCGTTATTTTTTCTTTTCCAAAATACTCATAAAAAGATTCTGCCATTTTCATCATTAAACTAGCATCTATTTGATGGTTTAAAAACGAATCAACCTTTAATACATTATTGTCATAAACTTTACCATCAGTGACAATCATTTCTCTTAGCAGTTCCATAATATCTCCTTGATATAATTTAAGTAATTTTACTTATGATACCAAACTTTTTATAAAAATTCAAGAGTTAGATAAAATGTCATTTATCTAACTCTTTTATTCATAATTTTACTTTAAGTTTTCTAATAACTCTGTTATTTCTTCTTTTGTAAAATGATATTTTTCCTTACAAAATGCACAGACTAATTCAGTAGACTCTTCTTGAGAAAGACTCTCTAACTCTTCACGACCTAACGTAACCAAAGCGTCTGCATAACGTTCTTTTGAACATGTGCATTTAAAGACAACATCATTTTTACGTAAAATACGATAATTCTCTTCCCCTTCAAACAAAATATCCGCAATTTCTTCTGGAGTCTTTCCTTCATGAATAAGTGTAGATATAGGTTTTATATTAGAGATTACTTTTTCTAACTTCGTTATTGTTGCATCAGTTGCTTGTGGTAATACTTGAAGAATAAAACCTCCCGCAGCTATAACTGAATTATCAGTATCAACAAGAACTCCCAATGATACTGCTGATGGAACTTGCTCACTTGCTGCAAAATAATATGTAAAGTCTTCAGCGATTTCTCCTGAAACTATCGGAGAAGTTGTTGTATATTTTTCATTTAAGCCTAAGTCACGTACTACGGTAATATTTCCACCGCCTACTACACCTTTTACATCTAGTTTCCCTTGGGAATTACTTGGAATATGAACTTGCATATTTTTAGCATATGCCGTTGTTTCTCCAAGCTCATCTGATGAAGCGTATATTGTTCCTATTGGCCCATCTCCGCGAACTGCTACATCTATTCTATCACCACTTTTCAGCATTGCTCCCATCATAGTTGTCACAGTTGCAACACGCCCCGTAGCTGCAATAGCTGTAGGATAAGCATCATGACGTTTTCTAATTTCTTCTACTAAATCTGTTGTCTTTGTTACAAAAAATCTAATCTCATCATTAAAGGCCAACCCTCTAATTAAATAATCTTTCATCAAAATAAAAATCCTTTCTAAATAATTTTCTAATTATTAGTCACTTACGATTTTTTATTATACAGGGAATAAATTAAATTGTCTATCAAGAAGAAATGTTTGTGAAAAAATCCCATTTCTTATTTAACTAAATCTCTTCAATATGTAATAGATGCCTTATTTAATATTAATCTAATAGCTTTGCATTTAAAATTTTCTACGTTTAATAATTTCAAAAAGGTATGACCTAATGACATACCTTTCTAAGTTATTTTAACCTACTTTCCTTTATTCATCTTGTAAAGTTCTATTATTCCTTTTAGTGTTAACTCTTCATCTACAATATCAACTGATGAGCTATATTTCGCAATAAACTTCGACAAACCACCTGTTAAAACTACTTTATAATCTCCCCCTAAATCTTTTTTTAAGTGAGTTATAATATTTTCAAATTGCCCTAAAAAACCATAGAAGAAGCCTGCTTGCATTTGACTTGTCGTATCCATTCCTAACGATGTAGATACAGCCTCTAGTTCTATACGAGGCAGCTTCGCCGCACGAGAATAGAGAGCTTCTGCACTTATGTTCATCCCAGGACATATTATTCCGCCACGATAATTCATCTCTTCATCGACACAATCGAAAGTTGTCGCTGTTCCTAAATCAACAATAATAGCTGGTAAATAACCACTAACCTTTGCTCCAACTATATCAACAACCCTATCTGCTCCTAGCTTACTGCTGTAAGGTGCTGGAACTTTTATTCCTGTTTTAATACCAGCAGAAACTATAATCGGTTCTTTTTTGAAATATTTTTTACTTAACAACTCTAAAGCAAACATCATTTTTGGAACAACACTTGAGATAACTACTCCATCAAAGTCCTCAAACTTAATATTTTTATCTACGAAAAAGTTTCTAATAATAACATATAGTTCATCCTCTGTCTTTGTATTATCCGTTGCGATACGCCATGAACAAAGTTGTTTATAATCACTTCCAAAAACTCCAAGGACAATATTTGTATTCCCTACATCTAATGCAAAAATCATCGTTTATCTCCTAAAATTTAAAAGTCACTTTATTATATCATATTTCCCAAGAAATATTTAGTGTTAATAAAATATTTTTCTCTCACTTTTATTTGTATGAAATTTGGAGTAATTTCTATATTATAAGCTTCTAAATATCAATAGTTCTAAAAAAATAAAGCTGAAAATATTCAGCCTTATTTCTTATATTCTATTTTCTAGCTTTAGAAAGTGATTCTCTATATTTAAGAGGTGTCACTTTAACTAATGTTTTAAAAATTCTGATAAAGTAACTTGTATCGAAGTAACCGATATAATCTGCAACTTCAGAGATAGAGAAATCAGTATTAGCAAGTAAATAACATGCATTAGAAATACGTTTATCATGAATATAATCTACAATACTAATCCCCATATCTTTGTTAAAAATCGAAGAAAGATAACTTTTATTTACTCCTAAGTAGTCACTAACATTATCCAAACTGATTTTTTCTGAAATACGGTCATTAATATAAGCTATACAGTTACGTACAACAGCTTGTTTATCTTTATATTTATTTCTATCTACTAAAAGACAA comes from the Gemella morbillorum genome and includes:
- a CDS encoding asparaginase, which translates into the protein MKKILILNTGGTISMSEDHTTGKVSPTENNPISIGEGIFSHIAHIYMENLYNLPSPHITEFEMFELKQRIMQAIDEGYEGVVITHGTDTLEETAYYLELTLDVEIPVVITGAMRSSNEIGADGLANLRSSLVVAVSDESSDKGVLVVMNDEAHTATYVTKTHTTNVATFQTPTFGPIGLVSKNEVIYFQKLLKEEHYEVNSVSKKVYLLKAYAGMGGELIDAIRNLGADGLVIEALGAGNLPPKTLPAIKQLLDDNIPVVFVSRAFNGVTQDVYDYVGGGKRFCQDGVIFTTGLSGQKARIKLLVLLEANIDKCKLEELF
- a CDS encoding beta-class carbonic anhydrase — protein: MKLLDSMLEYNKYFVKFEEYQKYKTEDKYPAKRVVMFTCMDTRLLELATKSLNLAPGDVKVVKNAGAILTHPFGSVMRSLIMAVYMLKADEIIVMGHHDCGMQSIDPNLVLEKMKERGISNETLDILQYSGIDLNKWLHGFDDVFESVSHDVNMIINHPLMPKDIPVHGLVINPEDGKVEVVVNGYSNMKD
- the zwf gene encoding glucose-6-phosphate dehydrogenase, which gives rise to MTGLGTMKNKSAITLFGGTGDLTYRKLLPALYNLDVLGKLDKEFKIIVIGRRSYSQEDYINIVRGWVKEHARTKFHDNDFQNYSSRIIYFKMEMTNIEDYKLLQEFYIEQGITEHIYYYAVAPSFFITITNGLKKYCSENNAKVIIEKPFGENLEKAGELNDKLAEFFSQEEIYHIDHYLGKEMIQNILSLRFKNIIFKGVWNKDFIENVQITAAEAVGVGTRASYYDKSGAVKDMVQNHLLQVLSIVAMEEPKEEGSRGIHDSQYNLLSKLVPITNVNDSLVMAQYEGYLDEENISKDSKTETYAALKLFIDNERWQGVPFFIRTGKKMGGRETQVVVQFKAVGDIPGNVLIIKIQPDEGVYFQFNAKKPGTEQELQQISLDFCQSCILENRINTPEAYERLLDACFKGDRALFSQWDQIVVSWTFVNDLLAKYYKQGAPLYTYKQGSMGPKEADEFVDWIK
- the gnd gene encoding decarboxylating NADP(+)-dependent phosphogluconate dehydrogenase, which translates into the protein MKQNIGVIGLSVMGSNLALNIADNGFKVAVFNRTTSVVDKMLEEHPHKNVVGRYSLQELVDGLEKPRKVVLMVKAGFAVDSLIDQLTPILDKGDIIIDGGNSFFKDTQRRYDLLLEKGINYFGVGVSGGEEGARFGPALMPGGDEKAYEEIRPILEAIAAKVNGIPCCSYTSTGGAGHYVKMVHNGIEYGDMQLISEAYKVLKHLGGFTNEELQQTFEEWNKGELESYLIEITANIFKVKEEDGSYLVDKILDKSQQKGTGKWTNEQAIDLGIDVSVITAALNGRYMSNLKEERVRAEKEFARKPYAIVEDKEHLKEIVRDALFISKIVSYAQGFKLLQAAEKEYNWTFDYSQIAKIFRGGCIIQAKILQNIIEAYQNNPELANLIFDPFFKNVIETRQDNLREVAALAITNRLPLSAMTSAISYLDIYTTAESGANLIQAQRDYFGAHTFERTDKEGNYHYDWVGNNEK
- the aldA gene encoding aldehyde dehydrogenase, which produces MTEVKILKMFINGEFEEHLNHEHLKVLNPATEEVIAKIPSGNFKDVDRAINAADAAQKSWEKLPAVERGEYLRKIAKKIREREPEITQTIVNEGGKTFELAKVEVLFTADYMDYMAEWARRYEGEIIQSDRKDEHILLFKRPYGVTTGILPWNFPFFLIARKAAPALLTGNTIVLKPSQLTPINAHIFAEICQEVGLPKGVLNIIHGRGSVVGNRLASHPKVGLVSLTGSLAAGQEVMKAAADNITNVSLELGGKAPAIVFEDADLELAAKAIVASRVINSGQVCNCAERVYVHESIKEKFEEALFNELDKVKFGDPNKERGLDYGPLIEKRALKQVIEKVGYAVKQGATLAYGGEVDKEQVGYFYGPTVLTDVTNDMTIMKEEIFGPVIPVATFKTLDEVIDYANDSEYGLTSSVYTKNLNTAFKAINGLKFGETYVNRENFEAMQGFHAGRRKSGIGGADGKHGLEEYLTTQVVYLQLDNE
- a CDS encoding sodium-dependent transporter encodes the protein MSEKSQWGSKIGFILASAGSAIGLGAVWKFPYMTAANGGGSFLLVFLIFTLLIGLPLLLAEFVLGRGAAVSAVKTFGKLGKNKKYNIFGIIGAFALFVLLSFYSVIGGWILVYLGISIADALGIYSTSDYVALFSTIISNPWIALGAQAMFILLNVLIVSRGVQKGIERASKIMMPMLFIIFLIIITRSLTLPNSMAGVTYFLKPDFSKITTSGLLFALGQSFFALSIGVTAMLTYASYLNKQVNMVQSGVSVVIMNIAVSIMAGLAIFPAMSSFGMESEGGPSLLFIVLPQLFNNMAFGKIFYILFLILFLFATITSSVVMLEINVGNLTDQKNTNRTKWSVIIGILTFVFGIPSALSYGTLANTLFFGKTFFDSMDFLVSNILMPLGCLFLSIFTGYVLDRKVAMRELHVKEDNRVSLGFFKVWLFLLRYILPIIIAIVCLAQFF